The Leptospira bourretii genomic sequence AGGAAATTCCTCGCCAAACGATTTCGGGTTTCGATTGAAAAAGGATAACTAGAGATTGAAAGACAGGCACAAGGGAAATAAAACTTAAATCCATTGTAATCCATGTTTCTTTTGTTAATGGTTCTAACTGGTTTATTTTTAGGTCTTTTAAATGTGTGCGATCAAATACTGTGACTCTTGGATCATTTGCAATTTTTTGTGCCAATTGTCCATAACCCACATCCACAGCAATCACGCGGGAAGCACCTTTTTCCAAAAGAACCTGACAGAATCCTCCGGTAGAAGCACCTAAATCGATGCAGGTTTTGTTTTGGATGTTGGCATTTGGAAAGGAATCAAAGGCACCAAGAAGTTTATACGCACCCCGAGAAACATAGGTTTTGATTTTTTCTTTGGTCCGAACGATATCTTTTGAACTAATGTTTGTCCCTACTTTTGAAATGACTACATCATTGACAAGAACAGACCCAGAAAGGATTAACGATTGTGCTAGTTTTAAATCGATCGCATAACCTTCGCGAACGAGGTATTCATCCAGTCTAATTTTTTCTTTCGGCAATGTATTTAGGTAATCCTAAAAAGAATTCATTGTTTAGGGAAGGAAGGTTGGCAACAAGAGAAATGGCTTTCGATACGGATTCATCTCTTAACCTTTTGGCAGTTTCCATCCCATAAAGACTAGGATAGGTTAATTTGCCGGCTTTGGCATCTTTTCCAGGTGTTTTTCCGAGATCCTTCAGGTTTCCTTCCACATCTAAAATATCATCGGTAATTTGGAACAATAAGCCAATCTCTTTCGCATAACTTGCGATCACGGACTCTCTATCTAACCAATCAGGGCG encodes the following:
- a CDS encoding TlyA family RNA methyltransferase; this encodes MPKEKIRLDEYLVREGYAIDLKLAQSLILSGSVLVNDVVISKVGTNISSKDIVRTKEKIKTYVSRGAYKLLGAFDSFPNANIQNKTCIDLGASTGGFCQVLLEKGASRVIAVDVGYGQLAQKIANDPRVTVFDRTHLKDLKINQLEPLTKETWITMDLSFISLVPVFQSLVILFQSKPEIVWRGISLFKPQFEVHPSKLEKGVLKDSHHIGYTIRSVWRKIKNLDPKLKFLGLAESPIQGADGNREFLIRWEWKGSIEKS